In Dermochelys coriacea isolate rDerCor1 chromosome 10, rDerCor1.pri.v4, whole genome shotgun sequence, one DNA window encodes the following:
- the LOC119862454 gene encoding acyl-coenzyme A synthetase ACSM4, mitochondrial-like isoform X4 — translation MKFLLKLQIFNSIWTPKSPCRFFSKHCQGFAPQNISGNESPSIYKELPEHFNFASDVLDKWSQMEKNGERASSIPALWWVGDQGNEVRWGFEELGFLSRKAANVLSDACGLKKEDRVIVMLPRIPEWWLITVGCMRTGIIYIPATIQLTANDILYRLQASKAKCIITNDTLAPAVDSVVSKCQFLKTRLMVSEGSRDGWMDFKELLK, via the exons ATGAAGTTTTTACTTAAACTCCAGATTTTTAACTCTATTTGGACACCAAAGTCACCTTGTAGATTCTTCAGCAAACATTGCCAAGGATTTGCCCCTCAAAATATCTCTGGCAATGAATCACCGAGCATCTATAAAGAGTTGCCAGAGCACTTTAATTTTGCAAGTGATGTTTTGGACAAATGGAGTCAAATGGAAAAG AATGGAGAGAGAGCCTCTTCCATCCCAGCCCTCTGGTGGGTAGGTGACCAAGGCAATGAGGTTAGGTGGGGTTTTGAGgaactgggatttctatccagaaaaGCAGCCAATGTACTCTCTGATGCATGTGGTCTGAAAAAGGAAGACAGAGTTATAGTCATGCTACCCCGGATACCAGAATGGTGGTTGATAACAGTGGGCTGCATGAGAACAG GAATTATCTATATTCCAGCAACAATCCAGCTGACAGCTAATGACATTCTCTATAGACTCCAGGCTTCTAAGGCCAAATGCATCATTACCAATGATACATTGGCACCTGCAGTGGACTCAGTTGTGTCCAAGTGCCAGTTTCTAAAAACCAGGCTAATGGTATCCGAAGGCagcagggatggatggatggacttCAAGGAACTACTCAAGTGA